tatttaattttttagtataaataaaatttattaattgatattttaattttataaaaattaaactaattaatatgttattttaattttttaatatttaatgattaaaattaataaaaaattaattaataatttttattttaatatattttttaaaataaaaaattaattaataaatttcacttccattaaatttaaaaaactaaataataattctcCTTAAATAATACCTTTCGATTCTCCCTCTTGTACTGCAAGGTTATTTAAAAtgtgaatataattttttttatacttaattatatttattgaaatttatgaATCGTATGTTATTAAACACATATTAAGTATTTCTCTAAATTtggattaaaaataattaatataattaaataatgaattttgtattattttaaaattaggaatgaaaataataaattttttaatttttagtgtaCATTAATTGtaactatatttaaaaaatagaatatttttttgGTCGAAAAGAATCGTTGAATTTGAAGAGATTGCGGGCAGTAACGTAACCACCAATCAATGAGAATGATGCAACCGGTGAGTCGGTTACCCGGTAAAACCACTGTGGACCCTCCTTTTAGATTCCCTCTGCGAGCAAACCAATGAATTAACCAGAATCCCAAACTCCGTTGAAACTGCCGCTAccctataattatttttattaaaaaattaacatattaaATTCAAAAACTAATCAGGCTATTAAGTCTCCATGTATAATCAAAATATTTGAGTATTAAGAGTTCTTTATATCTTActctttcaaaaaaaaacaataaataaataaataaaaaggacaCTGTAACCGCACGGTAAAAACAAACCTAAGCTCTCACGTCTCGCAATTCTATATAGACTCGTTTCTGCAAAGGACACCCACACAGACaggaaggaggaggaagaagagaaaGTGTTGTCAATTGTTTCCATTTGGATATGTCGCTGCTTTCAGATCTCATCAACCTTAACCTTTCAGAAACCACCGACAAGATCATCGCCGAGTACATATGGTTCGTCTTATAGTGCACTTGTATAGCTACATACACTTGCACGTATTCATACCCATGCCACTGCTAGTAACTTTGTGTTTCTGTTAATGGGCatgctttattttttttgtgaTCCATTATATTGTTGGCGTTCTGGGATTGTTGTTTCTGTTGAAGCACAAATGGTATCTACTGATTTTGTTTTTTTGGGATttagaattttcttttttctattggGTAAAATGTTTCGgattttttcttctcctttttttccCCGTCCATTGAACTACTGCATTAGTGGCTTGTTGCAGTTTTGTTATTATAAGatctaaatttttctttttgcttttttttttttttggttcttGAGATGGttcttttcaaaaataatatttaaggcTATTCTTATATTTCGTCAAGGCTAAATTTGTTCTAaatctttttgtttttgtttttatttttaaatcttgGCTAAAAAACAGAGCATTTCCTGTTGTTCTTCATGTGTCCATGGTGGATGAATTGGATGTTTGTTAAGTTCTTCTTAGTCTTTGTTTTGGaatatctttaaaaatattgGTTCTATTTCTCTCCAAGGTTTTATTTATCAGTAGCTCCTGTTTGTGTTTCCAATGGATTTTTGCACGAACCATGCTTTGCAACCAATCCAGTGGCCTCTGCTATTCTTTAACTAGATCTTTCTTTACTTTTACAGGATTGGTGGATCCGGCATGGACATGCGGAGTAAAGCAAGGgtaaaaatattatcaattattGTTCTTTAAAGGAAGGATAAATAGGAGAATAATTTTCAAAAGAAAGCTATgcttttgttgttgttgttattgAGGTTAGTCTATTTATTACAATGTTTTTTCACACCCCCTCCACCCTCTCTTTTGTATAGACACTTCCTGGTCCAGTTAGTGATCCTTCAGAGCTCCCCAAGTGGAATTATGATGGTTCCAGCACAGGGCAGGCTCCTGGAGAAGACAGCGAAGTCATCATATAGTAAGGATTTGTTCTTAGTACTCGTctcttttaacttttttatctACCCCTGATACTGATTTAGCTATGCTGTAATGGAACAGTCCTCAAGCTATTTTCAGGGATCCATTTAGGAGGGGCAACAATATTCTTGTGAGTTTCTACTCTGCCATTATAATTGTATTACTGCCCCTCAATCCCAAGGAGTCAATTTCTAATGGATTTACATAATTAGGTGATGTGTGATGCTTACACCCCGGCTGGTGACCCAATTCCAACAAATAAAAGACATGCTGCTGCTAAAGTCTTCAGCCATCCTGATGTTGTTGCTGAAGTGCCCTGGTAGATCACTGTAATTTTGCTTTTCCTTAGAATTTTTTGTTCTAAAATTATGTGGTGAACTTTTGTAACTTGATTtgggaaaaaaaacaaaaacaggtACGGTATTGAGCAGGAATACACCTTGTTGCAAAAAGATGTTAAATGGCCAATTGGGTGGCCTGTTGGGGGTTTCCCTGGTCCCCAGGTAATCAAAATCCTAGTTTCAAATCCTTTAAAATTTGAGCCCTTTCCTTTTGTCTCTACAACAGGTTGTTCTGGACTGTCTATAATATTGAACATATCTTTTAAAGTTTCTTATTCTTGATTTATTCAACGTTCGCTGCTCCACCCCACTACACGGGCCTGACTCTGCTTTTGTCTACTTCCAtcaatagatagatagtggaatTTTGTTTTGACCAGTCAAGGTGGTCATGctcatttattgattttaacaGGGGCCATACTACTGTGGTGTCGGAGCTGACAAGTCTTTTGGGCGAGACGTTGTCGACTCACACTACAAGGCCTGTGTATATGCTGGAATCAACATTAGTGGTATTAATGGAGAAGTGATGCCTGGCCAGGTAAAGATATAAAAGCTTGCTTTTCTTCCTGTTTTAACTTCGATTAGTTTCTAATTCTGAACCTTTTTCCATGTTTATGTAGTGGGAATTTCAAGTTGGACCTGCAGTTGGTATCTCTGCTGGAGACGAATTGTGGGTTGCTCGCTACATCTTGGAGGTAGTTATCACCTATATGATTGCAGAAAAATGATACTACCGTTCCAAATGTTGTATTGTTGACTAAGTACTTATCTTTGTTTCAACAGAGGATTACGGAGATTGCTGGAGTTGTCCTTTCTTTTGATCCCAAGCCAATTCAGGTCAAACTGATCGCCTTCCTTTTTGCTATTCGAGGGAAATTTGTATTTATGCATGATGACATTTATAATGGGAATTTGGTTTATGTGGAACAGGGAGACTGGAATGGTGCTGGAGCTCACACAAACTATAGGTCAGCTATAAATCATTGTATAGAACTTCTATCTTGATCTATTTCTGCTGATCTTTTCATTATTTGTGTTGTCTTATACAATGCTTGTAGTACAAAGTCAATgagggaagatggaggctaTGAGATCATCAAGAAAGCTATTGAGAAGTTGGGGCTCAGGCACAAACAACACATTGCTGCATATGGTGAAGGCAATGATCGCAGGCTAACAGGACGACACGAAACAGCTGACATCAACACATTCTTATGGGTATagagcataaaaaaaaaataaaaaaaaacaaaagattcTTGTCCTTGTACCTTATAAGGGATTGCTTACATTTGAATATTTTGGCAGGGTGTTGCCAACCGTGGAGCATCAATTCGTGTTGGCCGAGACACGGAGAAGCAAGGAAAAGGGTATTTTGAGGACAGGAGGCCTGCATCAAACATGGATCCATATGTTGTGACTTCCATGATTGCAGAAACCACAATTCTCTGGGAACCATAAAGCTAGAGCAGAAAGAACTGTGTTTTCAGTGGGAACTTTGTCTCCATGTGACTTTAACTTGGGATATGCAAGCTCTTTGTTTTCTAATGTTCCTGCTGTTTTTCCAGTTTGCCCTTGTATGGGAGGTGTAGCAAGGTTTGGTTGTTGCTTCCTTGcatatttgtgatgtgttgaATAATGTAAAACGCTTTAAATTCAGTTGAACATTTTTATTGGGCAGAATTTTATGTCTTTTCTAAAGTTTTACATTtgtttttatgttgtttttgCTGGTTGCTTTGTTCGTCCTCGACCATTTAAAGCAGGGGAGAAGATACAATATAGACAAAGTgaactgaaaataaaatcaaaataaaatcaacCTAATTAAATTGATTGGATTCTGCAAATTCAATTGTTAGATAGCCAACATTACACTTTACCCATAAACTATTCCATGCACTTATTTTACGTTTAGTATACTGTAatgcaattaatttttttgaaaataaatttcgaTGAGAGTTTTGATTTCATCACATTGCGTCAGAGGATATGCTCTTTCTCCCATATTCATATTTAAAGAAATTTTGGAAGTGTTAAAAGGCATTATTTTCTAGGATTATTATAACAAGAGATTTTTACTTGGCTATAAATAGAAACAGTGAAGGCACTCAAAAGCTGCAGAAGTTTGCTTTATCAATCTCCAATGAAATATCATATTATTGATTAACTTATGAATTGTCTGTTTCTTGCTATCCTCtatatttatatttgtttttttatcaaCTGAAGCTTCAAAGAAAAGAACAATATGCACTCACAGTTCAGTTATACTCTTTCAattcctatttcaaaaaaaaaaaaaaaacctttttattatttttttttccaaccaattaaaaccttcagaaaatagTACATAAAGTATttagagtttttattttatccAATTGTGTTTATCAAGGAAAATGATTAAAGTAAGATAACAAACGatcattatattaattaatttttataaattagttaaaaattaaaagattaatgaaaatgtatttttttttgtaatcaacattttatatattatttattctcATGAgggtttaattaaaaaaaagcacTATAcctaaattcatataaaattaattgtacATTCAACTAATACAGAGACGCATTTTCCCTTCAATTTAATTTTCCCATGATAATTCTCATATATTATCATCTTCaatcctttaaaaaaaaatctgaatttACTTTCTAAGAAACCAGCATggcataataatataaattaacaaatataaattatatcatttttttctttaaaacaaAGTATAATTACCAGTTTTAGTAAATAAGCATGTTTCACAAAAAAAACATATCATATaatctataaaatttataattcttgttttataaattttcagaaaatggtacatatttttctaaagtaattattttatgaaaaaatattaaatcaataaaaatagtGACAGttttaagaaatataaaaaaataaaactttaaaatgaaAAGATAGTAATACATAAAATGATGTAAaacttaatataattttatttttattaatttaatatattaaccaTAAatgattattttgaaaaaagaaatcatttcacataaatttataaaataaaatataaaattttttttgtaaagtttgatttactttaatttataaatcaaGTAAACTTTCCCAAATTCAATTGACAAATAAAAGCAAAACAATACTAAACTATCATTCTACAGTCACTTACAAAAAAAGATGACGACAATCCAAGGACAGCTTTCCCCCtccaaaatttttcattttttgcaAACAGAAAAGGCATTCTCTTGTTTCTTCAAAAAATAAACACTTCCTaggttaaaaaaaatatcaacttTCTCGCAAAGCCTTCATCAAATACAATCGACTGAAACTCTGTCCAGAGACCCTgcaaagaaaataaatcaaGAATAAAcaaaggcaattacagatggcAGAAACTTAAAATTCAGAACTGCCGTTTTACAGACTCTTAGGCGcatcaaaagaagaagaaaaaacacCTACTCAATAAACACAAAAATTTGCTCGCCCATGCAGATATTACGTCATTCCAATCAGAGATATGAAAACTATTATTGTCAATAATGATTAAAACGAGCAACACATGCTACTTGCACAAAATACAGAGAAAGATCCATCACATTCATTTTGTATTTCTGTTCTTTAATGTGGCCAACATGATCTAAAAGAAATTACAAATGCCATCAACTCAAGCAcattttacaatttttaaatattatcacgGTTGCAATTAGCTATAAGTGAATCTCCTAGAAACGCAAGACTCTAGAAAAGTCGCCTAACAAAAATAATATGGAGCAATACATATGACGCCTTATTTTGTCCAACCTGCATCTAAAGATTGGAAAGGGCATAAGTTGGCTTCCCATGCACTAAAAGAATTtaccaacggaaatttccgttggtaAACATTGATATTCCATTAGTGGAATTTTTCACTAACGGATCTGTGACGAATTCATTCCGTTGGGAAAATCCTCGTTGGTAAATTATTCACTAACGGAATTTGTATCCGTTAGTGACACTAACGGAAATTTCAGTTGGTGACACTAATGGATTTCTTGGTTAGTAATCCGTTAGTGAATAAAAATGGACACCAACGAAAATTCTGTTGGTAAATCATAAAATTGCAAAATCATCCGTATATTTTCATACATTATGCACCTGTACCTTATACATCCTTCATCATACTGGACAATAATAATACTATAAAGTAGAAAATCAAATtactcattaaaatatatttaaaacttaaagaatttgtactataattataatttgaaataaaaattatcaactggTCATAACAAAAGATACATACTAAAGTAAACTAGCTAGCTCATCATCTGTATTATCATcactgtctatatgatgatcaCCAATGA
This is a stretch of genomic DNA from Manihot esculenta cultivar AM560-2 chromosome 2, M.esculenta_v8, whole genome shotgun sequence. It encodes these proteins:
- the LOC110602694 gene encoding glutamine synthetase cytosolic isozyme, with product MSLLSDLINLNLSETTDKIIAEYIWIGGSGMDMRSKARTLPGPVSDPSELPKWNYDGSSTGQAPGEDSEVIIYPQAIFRDPFRRGNNILVMCDAYTPAGDPIPTNKRHAAAKVFSHPDVVAEVPWYGIEQEYTLLQKDVKWPIGWPVGGFPGPQGPYYCGVGADKSFGRDVVDSHYKACVYAGINISGINGEVMPGQWEFQVGPAVGISAGDELWVARYILERITEIAGVVLSFDPKPIQGDWNGAGAHTNYSTKSMREDGGYEIIKKAIEKLGLRHKQHIAAYGEGNDRRLTGRHETADINTFLWGVANRGASIRVGRDTEKQGKGYFEDRRPASNMDPYVVTSMIAETTILWEP